One genomic window of Hydra vulgaris chromosome 03, alternate assembly HydraT2T_AEP includes the following:
- the LOC136078157 gene encoding uncharacterized protein LOC136078157 has protein sequence MIKTLFSFSLMVAITTMASACSDYSQQWCQANQVLCTQPSLIAFMSQYCEQTCNYCSIPGVLPVGCGNPSIQSSRVIAGITPTKGSWPWQVLLWQGGKAFCGGTQRMGSYCCSLYTRKRIRRVANIYKDRRTHFEC, from the exons ATGATAAAGACATTGTTTTCCTTCTCATTAATGGTTGCCATAACTACAATGGCTTCAG cttgcTCAGACTATTCACAACAATGGTGTCAAGCAAATCAAGTATTGTGCACGCAGCCCTCATTGATTGCTTTCATGAGTCAATATTGCGAACAAACATGCAACTACT gtTCAATACCTGGTGTTCTTCCAGTAG GGTGCGGAAATCCATCAATTCAAAGTAGTCGTGTAATTGCAGGAATAACTCCAACAAAAGGCTCGTGGCCTTGGCAAGTATTGCTTTGGCAGGGAGGAAAAGCGTTTTGTGGAGGAACACAGAGAATGGGTTCTTACTGCTGCTCATTGTATACACGGAAAAGAATTCGACGCGTCGCAAATATATACAAG GACCGGAGAACACACTTTGAGTGTTAA